One genomic window of Sphingobacterium oryzagri includes the following:
- a CDS encoding Y-family DNA polymerase, giving the protein MKRRYVSIWFPFLLTDWSSRTHIAQRLAPLVFAAPVSGRMCITAVNEVAQQHGIQVAMVLADAKAAVPELLVLDDKADRAEKLLKAIGLWCIKFTPIVALDIAGQGLLLESTGCTHLWGDEKAYLHAIQGQLSLKGYQVAIAVADTVGAAWAAARYSENLAVIKAGSQVDALAHLPIAGLRLEQSALDRLHKLGFRTLGAIVALPSAALKRRFTADLLKRIDQFLGKEDEFLLSLRPVVPYSERLPCLEPVRTRKAIELAVEELLLQLCARLAGEGKGLRKAKLICHRVDGKLVSITVGTNRPSSHVPHLHRLFLQKIGDIEPALGIELFVLEGLMVHEAASSQELLWQQDTGFAANDIAELLDRIKGQDPACQINRYLPAQDYWPERSIRAAAYLTEKINLPWRMDMPRPTRLLHPPERIEVTAPIPDYPPMLFRYQGEIVKIARADGPERIERAWWIDEGEHRDYYAVEDEQGKRYWLFRAGHYQGDHKSIWYLHGFFA; this is encoded by the coding sequence ATGAAGCGGCGTTATGTTTCAATATGGTTTCCTTTTTTATTAACTGATTGGTCAAGTCGAACGCATATTGCGCAACGATTGGCTCCACTGGTATTTGCGGCGCCCGTGAGCGGACGAATGTGTATTACAGCTGTTAATGAAGTGGCGCAGCAACATGGTATACAGGTTGCTATGGTCTTAGCCGATGCAAAAGCGGCTGTTCCCGAACTGCTGGTGCTGGATGATAAAGCAGATCGTGCTGAAAAACTTTTGAAAGCTATTGGTTTATGGTGCATCAAGTTTACGCCCATCGTTGCGCTAGATATTGCTGGACAAGGATTGTTGCTGGAAAGCACGGGCTGTACCCATCTTTGGGGAGACGAGAAGGCTTATCTACATGCTATACAAGGACAGCTCTCGCTCAAAGGATATCAGGTGGCTATTGCGGTGGCCGATACGGTTGGAGCTGCTTGGGCTGCTGCCCGGTATAGCGAAAATCTAGCCGTGATTAAGGCTGGCAGTCAGGTTGATGCGCTTGCTCATTTACCTATTGCAGGTTTACGTTTGGAACAAAGTGCGCTAGACCGTTTGCACAAACTTGGTTTTCGAACGTTAGGCGCCATTGTAGCTTTGCCATCCGCTGCTTTAAAAAGACGTTTTACTGCGGATTTGTTGAAGCGTATCGACCAGTTTCTTGGCAAAGAGGATGAGTTTTTGTTGTCTTTGCGCCCTGTAGTGCCTTATAGCGAACGTTTGCCCTGCCTGGAGCCGGTTCGTACGCGCAAAGCGATAGAACTGGCTGTGGAAGAATTGCTTTTGCAACTTTGTGCGCGGCTCGCGGGGGAAGGTAAGGGATTGCGAAAGGCTAAACTGATCTGTCATCGTGTAGATGGTAAGCTCGTGAGTATAACGGTCGGTACCAACCGTCCGTCATCGCATGTGCCCCATTTGCATCGTCTTTTTTTACAAAAGATTGGCGACATCGAGCCGGCCTTGGGCATTGAGCTTTTTGTGTTAGAGGGTCTTATGGTGCATGAGGCAGCTTCGTCACAAGAGTTATTATGGCAGCAAGACACGGGGTTTGCCGCCAATGATATTGCGGAATTGTTGGATAGAATTAAGGGGCAAGATCCGGCTTGTCAAATCAATCGTTACCTGCCGGCACAAGATTATTGGCCAGAGCGATCTATACGAGCAGCAGCTTACCTGACAGAGAAAATAAATTTGCCTTGGCGCATGGACATGCCACGTCCTACGCGATTGCTTCATCCGCCAGAGCGCATTGAAGTGACGGCACCGATTCCCGATTATCCGCCCATGTTGTTTAGGTACCAAGGTGAAATTGTCAAGATCGCAAGGGCCGATGGACCCGAACGAATAGAACGCGCCTGGTGGATAGACGAGGGTGAACATCGCGATTATTATGCCGTGGAGGATGAACAAGGCAAAAGGTACTGGTTGTTTCGCGCTGGACATTATCAAGGCGATCATAAATCGATCTGGTATTTACATGGATTTTTTGCGTAA
- a CDS encoding ImuA family protein, giving the protein MANKQQVIEALQQKILTWQGYKEIKKNTTRVGFGAFESAFPGQAFPTGTIHEFITDSQEEEAATTGFVGGLLSVLMHNTAVCLWISNSHTVFPAAIQNFGIAPDRIVFVCMHKEQDILWALEESLKCSSLCCVIAEISDLDFIQSRRLQLAVEKSRVTGLLLRKAARVRMSTVCAVRWHVKPLPSKIIDELPGIGFPVWGVNLLKVKNGNPSHWQVTWQAHQFIPERLDKKPVQRSIRPNLKVS; this is encoded by the coding sequence ATGGCAAACAAGCAACAGGTAATCGAAGCCCTGCAGCAAAAGATTTTAACATGGCAGGGCTACAAAGAGATTAAAAAAAACACTACGCGTGTCGGGTTTGGCGCGTTCGAATCTGCGTTTCCTGGTCAGGCTTTTCCTACGGGTACTATTCATGAATTCATTACCGATTCGCAAGAAGAAGAAGCCGCTACCACAGGTTTTGTGGGCGGCTTGTTGTCTGTTTTGATGCATAACACTGCCGTATGCCTGTGGATTAGTAATAGCCATACGGTATTTCCCGCTGCTATTCAAAATTTTGGGATAGCTCCTGATCGTATTGTTTTTGTTTGTATGCATAAGGAGCAAGACATTTTATGGGCGCTGGAAGAAAGCTTAAAATGCAGTAGTTTGTGTTGTGTTATCGCTGAAATTTCAGATCTGGATTTTATACAGTCGCGTCGATTGCAACTGGCCGTCGAAAAAAGCCGGGTTACGGGCTTACTCTTGCGAAAAGCGGCTCGCGTCCGTATGTCTACGGTTTGTGCGGTGCGTTGGCATGTTAAACCCCTGCCGAGTAAGATTATCGATGAACTTCCGGGGATTGGTTTTCCGGTGTGGGGCGTCAATCTGTTAAAGGTGAAAAACGGCAACCCCAGTCATTGGCAGGTTACCTGGCAAGCGCATCAATTTATACCCGAACGTTTAGATAAGAAGCCGGTGCAACGATCTATCCGGCCTAACTTGAAAGTAAGCTAG
- a CDS encoding sulfatase family protein, producing MSSIRIVSFLILFASASTFTIFAQSPSPKKRPNIVYIMSDDHGYQAISAYGYGLNQTPNIDRLAKEGLLFTRATVTNSLCAPSRAVLLTGKHSYINGKIDNEAKFDWRQDNFAKILQAHGYQTALIGKIHMDGRPAGFDHSAVLIDQGEYYNPNFIINGKKQQLQGYVSDLTTDMVLDWIDNRDKEKPFCVLYHQKAPHREWLPALRHIAKYTQMKFPEPATLFDNFEGRGTAAKTAEMNILKHMNWAGDNKIPPAMMDELGLKEYMNWDKAAYTNNLGRMSAQERAQWDSVYQPIMEDFKAAYPNMSQQELMQWRFQRYMQDYLGTVAAVDDGVGKLLDYLQANGLEENTIVIYTSDQGFYLGEHGWFDKRFMYEESLRTPLLIKYPKEIAAGISSSALVQNLDFAPTLLDYAGVAAPKDMQGQSFRKLAAGTDSTWRDAAYYTYYEYPGIHMAKRHYGIRTDRYKLIHFYYDVDEWELYDLERDPQELKNVYDDPAYANVKSEMQQKLEKVRKEYKDSDANDQKFLPENKINRQAKN from the coding sequence ATGAGCAGCATACGTATCGTTTCTTTTTTAATACTTTTTGCCAGCGCCAGTACGTTTACTATTTTTGCACAGTCACCCTCCCCGAAAAAGCGACCAAATATCGTGTACATTATGAGTGACGATCATGGTTATCAAGCGATCAGCGCGTATGGTTACGGCCTAAATCAAACCCCAAATATCGATCGGCTTGCGAAAGAAGGATTACTATTTACCCGAGCTACGGTTACCAATTCGCTTTGTGCGCCTAGCCGTGCAGTATTACTGACCGGAAAACACAGTTACATCAATGGCAAAATAGACAATGAAGCGAAATTTGATTGGCGACAGGATAACTTTGCGAAAATCCTGCAAGCCCATGGTTACCAAACAGCCCTTATCGGAAAAATTCATATGGATGGACGACCAGCGGGTTTTGACCATTCAGCCGTACTCATAGATCAAGGCGAGTATTACAACCCCAACTTCATCATCAATGGCAAAAAGCAACAATTGCAGGGCTATGTTTCTGATTTAACGACCGATATGGTGTTGGATTGGATAGACAATCGTGATAAAGAAAAACCTTTTTGCGTACTTTATCACCAAAAAGCGCCCCATCGGGAGTGGCTCCCTGCTCTACGCCATATTGCAAAATATACCCAAATGAAATTTCCGGAACCGGCAACGCTCTTTGACAATTTTGAAGGCCGTGGTACTGCTGCCAAGACAGCGGAAATGAATATCTTGAAACATATGAATTGGGCAGGCGATAACAAAATACCGCCCGCCATGATGGATGAACTGGGCTTGAAAGAATACATGAATTGGGACAAAGCAGCTTACACAAATAATTTGGGCCGGATGTCTGCGCAAGAACGTGCACAGTGGGACTCCGTTTATCAACCGATCATGGAAGATTTTAAAGCAGCTTACCCTAATATGTCACAACAGGAGCTCATGCAGTGGCGCTTCCAACGCTACATGCAAGATTATTTAGGCACGGTGGCCGCTGTAGACGATGGTGTAGGCAAATTACTGGATTATCTCCAAGCTAATGGTCTGGAGGAAAACACTATTGTGATCTACACGTCTGATCAAGGCTTTTACCTGGGTGAGCACGGCTGGTTTGATAAACGATTTATGTACGAAGAGTCGCTACGCACGCCACTCCTTATTAAATATCCTAAAGAAATCGCTGCAGGAATAAGTTCTAGTGCACTCGTTCAAAATCTAGATTTCGCGCCAACTTTGCTGGACTACGCCGGTGTAGCTGCCCCGAAAGATATGCAAGGTCAATCATTCAGAAAACTGGCCGCCGGAACAGACAGCACCTGGCGTGATGCAGCATATTATACGTATTATGAGTATCCAGGCATACATATGGCCAAAAGGCATTACGGCATACGCACCGATCGGTATAAATTAATTCATTTTTATTACGATGTGGATGAGTGGGAACTCTATGACTTGGAGCGCGACCCGCAAGAATTAAAAAACGTATACGATGATCCGGCTTATGCCAACGTAAAAAGTGAAATGCAGCAAAAACTCGAAAAAGTCAGGAAGGAATACAAGGATTCGGATGCGAATGACCAAAAATTTCTACCCGAGAATAAAATCAATCGACAGGCAAAGAACTAG
- a CDS encoding NAD(P)-dependent alcohol dehydrogenase, with amino-acid sequence MIATKGYAALSAGEKLVEWDFERREIGPTDVQFDILYCGVCHSDLHQVRNDWFEGIFPMVPGHEIVGRVAQVGASVQKFKVGDLVGTGCMVDSCSSCASCRDGEEQYCERGNIQTYNGINIYTDGMPTYGGYSKTIVVKEEFVLRVPENLSLPGVAPLLCAGITTYSPLRRWNVGAGTKLAVLGLGGLGHMAVKFGVAFGAEVTVLSTSASKREDAKRLGAHNFIVTTDPAEFEAAKRSFDYILDTVSAAHDIAAYMGLLKTNGTHICVGVPAVPAAIPAFSLIMNRNSLAGSMIGGIAETQEMLDFCAAHNITSDVEVIDMAYIEEAYARMEKNDVKYRFVIDMATL; translated from the coding sequence ATGATAGCAACAAAAGGTTACGCAGCATTGAGTGCTGGCGAAAAATTAGTGGAATGGGATTTTGAACGACGTGAAATAGGTCCGACGGATGTACAGTTCGATATTTTGTATTGTGGCGTGTGCCATTCTGATTTGCACCAGGTACGTAACGATTGGTTTGAAGGTATTTTTCCAATGGTACCCGGACATGAGATTGTTGGCCGTGTAGCGCAGGTCGGTGCGTCGGTTCAAAAATTTAAAGTAGGTGATTTGGTTGGTACAGGCTGTATGGTCGACTCGTGTAGCAGCTGCGCAAGTTGTCGCGATGGCGAGGAACAATATTGCGAGCGTGGCAATATACAAACGTACAATGGAATAAATATTTATACCGATGGTATGCCAACCTATGGTGGTTATTCGAAGACAATTGTGGTAAAGGAAGAGTTTGTGCTTCGCGTGCCTGAAAATTTGTCGTTGCCTGGTGTGGCACCGCTGCTATGTGCGGGTATCACGACGTATTCGCCATTGCGCCGTTGGAATGTGGGTGCTGGTACAAAATTAGCCGTGCTGGGTTTAGGTGGTTTAGGGCATATGGCGGTTAAGTTTGGCGTTGCTTTCGGCGCTGAAGTTACCGTACTAAGCACATCGGCTAGTAAACGGGAAGATGCGAAAAGATTGGGAGCACATAATTTTATCGTAACTACTGATCCTGCAGAATTTGAAGCAGCCAAACGTTCGTTTGATTACATATTAGACACGGTAAGCGCAGCGCATGATATTGCGGCATACATGGGTTTATTAAAAACCAATGGAACACATATCTGTGTGGGAGTGCCAGCAGTACCGGCTGCAATTCCGGCTTTTTCTTTGATCATGAACCGAAACAGTTTGGCAGGCTCCATGATTGGTGGAATCGCGGAAACACAAGAAATGCTTGATTTTTGTGCCGCGCATAATATCACGTCCGATGTTGAGGTGATCGATATGGCCTACATAGAAGAGGCTTATGCGCGCATGGAAAAAAATGATGTGAAGTACCGTTTTGTCATCGATATGGCTACTTTGTAG